From a single Bemisia tabaci chromosome 10, PGI_BMITA_v3 genomic region:
- the SecS gene encoding O-phosphoseryl-tRNA(Sec) selenium transferase: MNSQSFTLAERLIPATYLQQAAASKKSRENLIRLLIEQKKWPEEGWDDATIELFIADLAQMDSNNFPGNSGVGEREARFASSLVSRRHYRMGHGIGRSGDIGEVQPKAAGSSLLIKLTNALLLDTIRFMGVTNSAGCFMVPMATGMSLVLCLLTIKQDRPGAKFVLWPRIDQKSCFKCIITAGLQPIVIETCLCGDELRTDVVALEQQMATLGSDNIVCVLSTTSCFAPRAADSLEQIAVICSRYNIPHLVNNAYGLQSTRLMHLIQEAARKGRVDAFVQSTDKNLLVPVGGAVISGFDKSLLEKIAKNYPGRASASPAMDVFITLLSLGINGFKNLISQRKEMYKYLKEELGKLAMKHGERLLETKNNPISIGMTLNSLSSGADVKRVSMLGSMLYLRCVSGTRVVSSIDHKEVATYKFDGWGAHHNNYPNAYLTAAAALGMRKSDVDLFLYRLDKALNKLKGRSTPATPTSIEELTMSGRRSGAGRSTVNGESAGGDQASSTSTSLASSKDSLRK; this comes from the exons aaaaaatgGCCAGAAGAAGGTTGGGACGATGCGACCATCGAGTTATTCATTGCAGATTTAGCGCAAATGGACAGCAACAATTTCCCTGGGAACAGTGGTGTTGGAGAACGTGAAGCCCGATTTGCGAGTT CCCTTGTCTCGCGGAGACACTATCGAATGGGACATGGAATTGGACGCTCTGGTGACATCGGTGAGGTGCAACCGAAAGCTGCTGGCTCAAGTTTGCTAATAAAGCTAACTAATGCCCTACTTCTTGACACTATTCGATTCATGG GTGTAACTAACTCAGCTGGTTGTTTCATGGTGCCAATGGCGACTGGAATGAGCTTAGTTTTGTGCCTCCTGACCATTAAACAAGATCGTCCTGGGGCCAAATTTGTGCTCTGGCCACGCATCGACCAGAAGTCCTGCTTCAAATGCATCATCACAGCAG GTTTGCAGCCGATTGTAATCGAAACTTGCCTGTGCGGGGATGAGCTTCGCACGGATGTTGTGGCGTTAGAACAGCAAATGGCAACGCTGGGCTCAGATAATATAGTCTGTGTCCTCTCAACAACGAGTTGTTTTGCCCCAAGGGCGGCAGACTCCTTAGAGCAGATAGCCGTTATCTGCAGTCGATACAATATCCCTCATCTAGTCAACAATGCGTATGGCCTACAATCAACTCGGCTCATGCATTTAATTCAGGAAGCTGCCAG GAAAGGAAGAGTGGATGCATTTGTTCAGAGCACAGATAAGAATTTATTAGTACCAGTCGGCGGAGCTGTAATCTCCGGCTTTGATAAAAGTTTACTCGagaaaatagcaaaaaattaCCCAG GGAGAGCATCAGCAAGTCCAGCAATGGATGTTTTCATCACCTTACTGTCGTTGGGCATAAATGGTTTCAAGAATCTCATCAGTCAGCGGAAAGAAATGTACAAGTACTTAAAGGAGGAGCTCGGAAAGTTGGCTATGAAACATGGGGAAAGATTGCTAGAAACCAAGAACAATCCTATATCTATTG GTATGACACTAAATTCGCTGAGCTCTGGTGCAGACGTGAAACGTGTCTCAATGCTTGGGTCCATGCTGTACTTGCGCTGCGTTTCTGGTACACGAGTTGTTAGCAGCATTGACCACAAAGAAGTAGCTACTTATAAATTCGATG gTTGGGGTGCCCATCATAATAACTACCCAAACGCATACTTGACAGCTGCAGCAGCATTGGGTATGCGCAAGTCTGACGTCGACCTATTTCTCTATCGTTTAGACAAGGCGCTGAATAAGCTCAAGGGACGTAGCACACCAGCCACGCCAACGTCCATTGAGGAACTCACTATGTCTGGGCGAAG aTCCGGTGCAGGTAGAAGCACAGTTAATGGGGAAAGTGCAGGCGGTGATCAAGCCTCAAGCACAAGTACATCATTGGCTAGCAGCAAAGACAGCTTGCGCAAGTGA